One segment of Bacillota bacterium DNA contains the following:
- the typA gene encoding translational GTPase TypA, with protein sequence MIKTRNDIRNIAIIAHVDHGKTTLVDGMLKQSGIFRENERIQERIMDSNELERERGITILSKNTAVMYKGIRINIIDTPGHADFGGEVERILKMVNGVLLLVDAFDGSMPQTRFVLRKALQLNLKPIVVINKIDRPGARPIEVVDQVLELFIELGADDSQVDFPVVYTIAKEGIAVLDLNDEKKDLQPLFKTIIEEVPAPEGDFDAPLQMLVSSIDYDEYTGRIAIGRIDRGTMRCGQQAVICRKNSTPREAKISKIYRFEGLKRIECSEATVGDIVAIPGLEDISIGETICDRDNPEPLPFVNVDEPTVSMAFSVNNSPFAGLEGTYVTSRHLRERLFKELETDVSLRVEETDSPDSFIVSGRGELHLSILIEKMRRQGYEFQVSKPKVIMKEISGVICEPIEYLLIDVPEGYMGVIMEKLGPRKAELINMQSSNEGYIRLEFKIPARGLMGYRSEFLTDTKGNGIINHVFYGYEPYKGEILGRQRGSLVAWENGEAVTYGLYNAQERGNLFIGPGVKVYEGMIVGENSRPEDIVVNVCKKKHVTNIRAAGADEALRLTPPKVLSLEQSLEFIADDELVEVTPKNIRLRKKILDTEQRAKARSKG encoded by the coding sequence GTGATAAAAACAAGAAATGACATTAGAAATATTGCTATAATTGCCCATGTTGATCACGGGAAAACAACTTTGGTTGACGGAATGCTGAAGCAAAGCGGTATATTCAGAGAAAATGAACGGATACAGGAAAGAATCATGGATTCAAACGAACTTGAAAGGGAACGGGGTATTACTATACTATCAAAAAATACTGCTGTTATGTATAAAGGTATAAGGATAAATATAATAGATACACCGGGACATGCTGATTTTGGCGGTGAAGTGGAAAGAATTTTAAAAATGGTTAATGGGGTGTTGCTTCTTGTAGATGCTTTTGACGGCTCCATGCCCCAGACCCGGTTTGTTTTGAGAAAAGCCTTACAGCTGAATTTAAAACCGATAGTGGTTATTAATAAAATTGACAGGCCTGGAGCAAGGCCTATTGAAGTAGTTGATCAAGTGCTTGAGTTGTTTATTGAACTGGGAGCTGACGACAGCCAGGTTGATTTCCCAGTGGTATATACTATTGCAAAGGAAGGTATTGCAGTACTTGATCTTAATGATGAAAAAAAGGATTTACAACCCTTATTTAAAACAATAATTGAAGAAGTACCTGCTCCGGAAGGAGATTTTGATGCTCCTCTCCAAATGCTTGTATCAAGTATTGACTATGACGAGTATACTGGAAGGATTGCTATAGGCCGTATTGATAGGGGAACCATGAGATGCGGCCAGCAGGCTGTTATATGTAGAAAAAACAGTACTCCTAGGGAAGCGAAGATTTCAAAAATATACAGGTTTGAAGGCTTAAAAAGAATTGAATGTTCAGAAGCTACGGTGGGAGATATAGTAGCAATACCAGGTTTGGAGGATATTAGTATTGGCGAAACAATTTGTGACAGGGACAATCCTGAACCTTTGCCCTTTGTAAATGTTGATGAACCTACTGTTTCCATGGCTTTTAGCGTTAATAACAGCCCTTTCGCAGGGCTTGAAGGGACATATGTCACTTCAAGACATTTGCGGGAAAGGCTATTTAAGGAATTGGAAACGGATGTTAGTTTAAGGGTTGAAGAGACTGATTCACCTGACTCCTTTATTGTTTCGGGAAGAGGAGAACTTCACCTATCAATATTAATTGAAAAAATGAGAAGGCAAGGTTACGAGTTCCAAGTATCAAAACCGAAAGTTATAATGAAAGAAATAAGTGGCGTAATATGTGAACCAATAGAATATTTATTGATTGATGTGCCCGAAGGTTATATGGGGGTTATAATGGAAAAACTTGGGCCAAGGAAGGCAGAGCTAATAAATATGCAGTCTTCTAATGAAGGATATATACGCCTTGAATTTAAAATACCGGCGAGGGGACTTATGGGTTATCGTTCGGAATTTTTGACTGATACAAAAGGAAATGGTATAATAAATCATGTATTCTATGGCTATGAGCCATACAAGGGCGAAATACTTGGGCGGCAAAGAGGTTCTCTTGTTGCTTGGGAAAATGGAGAAGCGGTAACATATGGCCTATATAATGCTCAAGAACGGGGCAATCTATTTATTGGTCCTGGAGTAAAAGTATACGAAGGAATGATTGTTGGGGAAAACTCGCGCCCTGAAGATATTGTTGTCAATGTCTGCAAGAAAAAGCATGTAACCAATATAAGGGCTGCAGGAGCTGATGAGGCCTTAAGACTTACACCGCCAAAGGTATTGTCTCTTGAACAGTCTTTGGAATTTATAGCAGATGATGAATTGGTTGAAGTAACTCCCAAAAATATTAGATTAAGAAAAAAGATACTT